The genomic region AGACAGTCAGTGAAGTCATGGATCCAGTTATGGAGATCTGAGCTGTGGacatgtaatatttaatatgaTTACATTTCAATTCAATGTAAATTTTCATCAACTAACCTTTTAAGTAGTAATTATATGATCacctctgaaaaataaagtgttgTAGTATAAAAAGTTGGCACGAAGCATGTTATAAAAACCACACTTGGACTTTGGTAACTGATagatgaaaacaatgtttgttcAAAAGATAAGAAATGAAGAGGGGGaatgttttttctgaaatgcaggTGCCAGCTTCCTTGTTTTGAGGCTGGAAGGAACCGAATATAAGAGCCGAAGTTTTACTGGTGCAGCACATTCAACCTGCAGGCTGACTGCAACCTGGGGAACTTCAGAGTATCCTGTGGCGTGATTGGTCGAAATTAACTTCTCATATCTCCATATTGAACTTTTTAGTGTCTTCAACCTGCATCACCAAAGCCATGAAGGCTCtgagtctgctgctgctgctttgtgccACGTTGGCTTTGAGTCAACCTGCTggtgagtttgtgtttgtatgcaAATATTACTCCCACCTTCAGTTTAATGTTAAATTACaagattttttacatttcaaactgtCATTTCATTGCTATGTTTAACGCAGCTCTTCCAGATACCACGGATGTGGCTGAGAGCGATGAAGCTCTTCCAGAAGGTGAGACTGTTTTCCAtcagatttgtcattttttatgtcTTCCAGATGTGTTTCTATACTTCTGTCTTTAATTAGCGAGTCTTCTCTGTCTTAATTTGAACagtttaaacatatttcagttCAATTCCAGTTGATTATGTCTTCTGGAAAGCAAATCAGAcaagttttgtaaaatataccTGATATcgatcataaaaaaatacactgaattgTAGTTGTATATTCTTAGTTtggtcatatttttttgttctacatagtattaatattaaaaatatgaattgtATCCAGACACCAGAGAAAATCCTGACACTGAGGATTCTTTTCCAGAAGGTAAGTTTATGTTTGCCAATTATAAGCGTTAAATTCTgtaaacacacaacaaaatgaATTTAACATGAAAACTTTTACAGACAATTTGGCTCTTAATGAAGAGGAACCTGGAAACTGGGCAGGTTGGTGCTTTTTTCATatgcttcattaaaaaatgcagaaatgttcatCCTCCTCTATCCTCGTGTTTTTCTCAGAACCAGCCTTTGAACCTGTGGATGAAGAAGTTTACCTGAAGGGTGAGTTTATCTTTGTCCTTACTGTTGGCTAGGGTTTGTTTAGCAGCAAATTAGGGGAACAATAGAGTTTCAACCAAGACACCTGGCCGTAAAATATACCCAGAAAGTTCAGCTTCCTTCCTGAAGAGGCTCTCTAGCAAgtgaataacataaaaataactaaaaacatcaaaaacagatGATGATAAAACAATCACTAGTCTATTCTTAAGCTTCATTAGCCCTAATCGTAGTGTTGTTGGAGTTGTAAACATCTGAACATTGCAGAGTGGCGACTCTGTCCTTCAAACCTAAAACAGATTGAGACTTTTGTCAGGAAGCAAAATTAtatatgaaaacttttttttaccacagTTAAGGTTCAGTTTTTGTGTCTATGCatattttcatgtcttttatgGCGTGAAATATTCACATGCATTTATATCAGAAGCAGTGACTGCTGATTTTATGAAGACTGGATGAAGGTTTTTCCAGTTCCCTCTTTTTTCAGAAACAGCTGAGTTGATTTTTTCCTCGACCTTTTTGTCCCAGcagcacagaaataaatatcacCAGTTGAATATTATAATCATTTATctgagactttttttgttttcagctctgAATGGAACAGTGCAACGTTCAGGATCCTGTTCTTCTGGCTGGacccaggtcaaaggtcgctGCTACCACGTCTTTCCTTTTGGTGCCACTTGGCATAGAGCTCAGGTGATCTTTGattaaatttgcttttatttcaaagcatcTCCTTCCTGTATTGGTGTAGCAGCTCTCCTTGTCTCCACTGCAGGGGAACTGCAGGTCCATACAAGCAAACCTTGCATCAATCCAGGACTACGAGGTGAATAATCAGCTTGTGAGGATGATAATGGCTGCAGGACGGGGGCATACTGCAGTCTGGATTGGAGGCAATGACATACAATGGGTAATCTCACATGTGTACCTCATGGGTCAGCccttcagaaaaatacatttaaatgttttactcagACGGCTTTACCTTGCAGGACGGCCGCTGGCGCTGGGTGGACGGAAGCCCTTTTCGCTACAGTAACTGGTGTCGATTTGAACCCAACAACTTCTTCGATCAGGACTGTTTACAGATTAACTACAGTCGTAAGTGAAATGACCTCATCTGGGTGTGGAGATGCTAATTGTAAAGATTAACAGTTACAAAATTAATTGCTGAGATGACCAGGCTCTTAAACTTACTAGTTGTTTCCACATTTTGGGCTTCCGATGTTTCTACGATTCaacgtgtttttgtttgttttcctgcagggcACAGATGCTGGGACGATGCGCAGTGTCACTTTCAGAGACCATTTATCTGTGTCAGAAACTTCTGATGACTATTTGTCTAGAAATGACCAAGTGTTGGGTCAGTGTTGGTAGTAACACTCATATGCACTGCATATAAGCATTATTACACTGTATATAAGAAAAATATGCAATGATGACTGAAAAACTGTATTCCAAAATGCagatattaaatttaaatccaTTTGTCAGATTGtttgatcaaatgttacaataaatgaaaatgtttaatgtgtaaaccagtgttatttattatttctacaTAATTCTACATAAAATCGGTTatccaaaaaagaaatgtaatttatttacttgtggCAGCCTTTTCCTTTCCCCAAACGATCATATATGAAGAGCATTCCAAGAACTGCAGTAGACCTCAATGAATTTACAAAAAGTTACTGAAAAATCTGACATGGGTGGgtaattgtgtgttttgtttttattgatctgaaaagcactttgagctgcttttagAATGAAGGAtgctttataaatgaaatttattgattaattatcTATTCATCTAACCCAGCAACCAATAGATGAGAGACATTACTATGAGAGTTGTACTAAGCAGGTTAAACAAGGCTTgagaataatttttatttcataaaaggAAGGGGAAAAACACGATAATTAAATAGGTTTCTATGATGCACAacacagaaaatcacaaaaatttCCKctttttttgttcatattgaTAAACTGACATCACTGAGGAGATCAAGTCGATCCATTCAGCTTCACTGATGGCTTTGAAAGTGATGCAGAAACATTTGACCATCACAACCACTTGGTGTCACTGTTGGGACTCTTGTGATATCAAAGACTGATGATGGAGCTGCTGATTTTTCCTGCCTGTCCACATttataaacactaaaattaatataaaaatgattcttCATATTCAATATGATTGATTAATTctttaagtaaaaagaaaaacaaaaacttaaatctgCTTCTAGCACTCATACACAACCCCAAAATTATGTTCTGTCACCTGTAGGACTTTAAGTTTAGGTCGATCATTTTGGTATTTGAGTTTtgaatgtttgattattttctagTGTTACTCCCATAGTTAGATTMTCTGCATCTCTGTTGTTCCCTGACAGTCCTTCATCTGCTCAGTCACATTTTAAGCATTTGGTGACCTATTTAgtatatatactttttaatactttgtagACAAATGCCGATGCACACTCTGCAGATATATTTGACCTCTTGTTCTAATNGCAGAGAACTTTGGCCAacttagaaacattttttcaatatttagcGACTTTTCAGTACAGCATTTCAGCTTTTTGTGCAGATGTTGACTCTTACGCCTGTAGAAGCATTTTCATGTTTAGGTTGTATTTTACCAGTTACTGCAAGTGGATCTGCTACCATATTTCCCAGGGAGCTTAGCAACATGCTTTTGTTTCCTGCATTGCATCATCACTGACATGAACATTTGCTGATTGGCCTCTGTGCCTTTCTAYTGTTCAGTTTGGGTGTCATTATTCAATCTAATCCAAAAacagtaataatattttatgttaatgCATCACACGTTAATGYGTGTACTAAAATGCATTGTAAGACACCATGTTGAATCAAGAATTTAATTCTGCTTACTTGAAATGAGTGGTTACTTTAATTTGATAATGTGAGTAAAAACAGTTTGATCAGCTACATGAGGACGACTTGGATTTATGATGTGAAATGATAATTTGGTTTAAGTTAAATTCTAGTTGACTTCATATCAATTACATAGATTTTCAAAGCAGCTggtaaactaaaaatgaaaccactttcaaatgttttaaagttaacaaacaaaaaactccaCATTGCATTAAAGTTGCAGTCCAAACAAGAACAAATCGATGTTCCAAGTAATACACATTCAGAAACTCTCAGGGATATTCTTGCCACAGTTGTTCATRATCTAGTGGACTTGTTTCAGAWTGCATCAGTTCAAATATggaatttgttcatttatttcaccttatacaaaaatgaaaagcagcttCAGTCGTAGTGACTTTTCACAAGTAAGATMATTGAAATCATGCTTGAAKACAAAAAGAAGATATAATTATGatactgaaaaaataataaaactaagaGATGACAGCAGAAGATACTATTTCTATCTTATGAAACAAGTCTGGTTTATCAAAGAGTCTGATGTTTATGACATCCATCATGAACAACAGGTTGGATGTTTGACTCATTTCATTCATTCCACATGTTTCCTCACAGGAGCAGCCATACTGTAAAGCTGTACAATAAAATTTAGATTCTTCAGGTTATCCAAGAGGCTGATGAATCCTCAATGTAAGAGCAGGAAAATCACCAACACACATTCTGCTCTGTATGTCTTTCACTCCATCCGTCTCATTGATCACAGGAGTTTATTCTTTTGGCGCAGACAAATGGACGCACTTCCAAACACTGCTGGTCATCCCAGCATGTTGAGCCTGTTAGTAGCAACAGCAAAGGTCaggaacatattttaaaaatggtgaaagtataaaaaactcaattttgttcatgcaacaACTAATTAGCGTTATAAGTGGATTGTGAAAGTAAAAGTCACCTAGACATGTATGTTATATAAAAAGTTAATGGgatgttattttgtatttacctCTGTCATTCATTTCCAAACAGTGCTGGTCTCCTCTGGATCCACCATTATTTGGCTCTCCAGGACACCAGTGGGTGAAGTGGAAAGGACTCCCATCACTCCACAACCAGGTTCCYACctacagtaaaaatgtaattaacaacttttaatttcattGACTGTCTGACAAATGATRTCTATGAGAAAAGTTACCTCTTCTGCATCAGAGCCTCCTATCCATATTTCTTTATACTCATTGGTTGCAGCCATTAACAGCCTTTGGATCTCATCRAACTCATCAATATTATGGACGGATACAAGATTAGCTTGCAAAGACACACAGCTTTTCTACattggagaaaaacagagagcaTGAGAATGACTCCTGAGATTAAAGAAKCCAAACAAAGTGTACAAGATAATCCTAAATTTAAGAATMAACCACAGATACCTGAGCTGTAGCCCAAGTGACAGGTACAGAAAAGTAGCGTAAGCAGCGTCCGTTAAACTCAGACCAGCCAGAAGAACAAGAACCTGAATGATTGATCTGGTTGATCACGGctgctgaaaacaaatataCTGTCAGGTAAACATGGTCAGATGAAATGACAGTTTTCCACCTGTTACCTGCTCCATCTCAGCAATACTTTAACTAACCAGacttattttcatatttgttataTGCGTCACCGTTTGTGGCAGCTTCACCATAGAGGCCAAAGATTAATCAGTTCCTGCATGTTAAGATAATCGTTGATTAGGTTCTTAGGTCTCTTTATGTCATAAAGTGAAACGTTTCCaccagaaaatgtgttttcaaattCCCTAATCTGATGAGATTAGGAGTTAAAACATGAAACGTGCAGATTTCCTTAAACAATACAGAACAGAATGTCAGatcaaatgagacaaaaagtcTGTAGTCTCTCTGAGAACCTgcaagacaaaacatttttcaatgaCAATGTCTGATGTTATTTTGACActtctgaaatattaaatcataatttaatgGTCTAGCCAAAGTAAAAATTCCTGCTTATGCATACAGAGGAGCTTTAATTTTGTCCCAGATTCATGAAACGTCTTGCAATTTTTACTGTTGCAAGATAACCATACagatattttaggattcatttgtttgaaaaacaaataaatatgttaaatacttTAACATAGGTAGCTTAAATTCCTCTGTgcatgtttggttttcattttatcaTTCTCTCTGATAAAATAGAGCATCACAAGGTATGTAATAATAAAGCAGATAACATTAAGACAAGTACTGTGCTTcatctttaacatttattttaaaacacgtGTGTAACTTGTGAGCTTATGACTTTTGTAAGATCTCATTACAAatatgaagaacaaaaatagcaagtaaaaatatcacattatttgtcatttaattgaagatcagacaaaagagaaagttattgttaaaaacaacagaagaatgAAGCGCTGGCCTGTTAAATCagtctgttttctgtctgctgcttCAGGAAGGACTGCAGTTTGACACAAGTTCAGTTTGTACTTGACTTTTTTCACAAACTTATATTGACGATTTAccacatttatatttaagaattaaccagaaatgctgcagaattttatgatttcattacttgcttttaatagtttttaacaTAGTTAAAAACTATCTTAGTTAGTGTTTAAAGCATAATGTTTAAAACAGTGTGGGTCAACTAAATTTGTTCAGCTATTACTATGATAATATTTAACAGCTTGGCCTGAAACCAACAAGACGCAGTGAAGTAATGATAGAATCAGTATCTTCATTGTGCCGTTTATGCAAGTGGAAGAAAATCACCTGAAACTAACAAAACTGGAACCTTTAAAGACCTGAGCGCtattttcaaatcaataaaaaaatgacagctgGAGCAACTTTTTCCTTACCTCAGCTCACCGAGAGACCAGGACTAATATACTGTTAGTGCCAGGTGTCAAAACAGAAACCGAGGAAGAAAACTCatcaaaacacacacgcacacacacacacacacacactcacacacacacacacacacacacacacacacacacacacacacacaNAGAAACATGAGCAAAAATAACTTGTTGCTTTGAAGAGGTTGCTGACCTGTGCAATAGTTATACAGGTGCTCCCTCTAGTGGTGGAGAAAAGATGTTCCatacaattcaattcaattcaatacaATCAAGAACTtactttctaaaaatgtttacgTTTCAGacaactttaaaactgatttaaggGTTTGTTTTGTATGTGTTTAAAAGtactaaaataatcaaatatatagtcatttgcttcttatttattatcatagagcagaagaaaaatggatTACATGCAGCAAACCCtcaccaaaaactttttaaccACAATCAACTGAATTACATTAAAACTAGAGGTAATCATGTCAACTGATTGATTGCAATCTAatgattgcattttatttgagtaaaaaacaaCTCATCATGTTTTRCTGAGTGTTTGACCTGCAGATTTACTTCAGACAAAACCAGGGCACAGGAGAAGGAGCGAGTATGAAAAGCTGAGTTGATTTCACACTTTAAATCCATAAGTTGGGAATTGAAGCtgagaagaaaatcaaacagcTCGACGTGGAAGCTTTGAGGCTTTCATTAAGTCACCTCTAGGTTAATCTGTTCACTTATTCTTTTCTTCAATATCAGTTACGAGGCGTCAAGATTCCTAGATAATGGTTGCACGTTTATTCTTAAAAAGGTTTCCTATTGTTTTATCTTATATATTCAGATGTACAAAATATATGCTGTAAAGCTTTCCAGTTGAAATGAAGGCTTAGAGCATCTAAAGTTTATATTTGCACTGATGAGATCAAGAACAAAAGATTCTCCCAAAACTTTGCAGCTTAATTATGAAATATTGCACAAAAAAGTAACAGAAAGTTGAGATTTAGTCCAATTATATGTTCAAAGGGCTCATTATACCAATATATTCCATACTTTTCAATTAGTTATTTGTTGAAAgatgtgcatttttttcagttcataTTAATGCACCACATTGTGTTGTGCttgcaaataaaatcataaaagatatttaaattctGGCACATAGCAGCTTGGGAAAAATACTAATTTGGGTTTGAGGCCCAGCTGGTTTATTCATATGGATACATTTTGCAACTTTTACCTGGGAAAACCTACTTA from Poecilia reticulata strain Guanapo unplaced genomic scaffold, Guppy_female_1.0+MT scaffold_284, whole genome shotgun sequence harbors:
- the LOC108165999 gene encoding ladderlectin-like; this translates as MEQVTAAVINQINHSGSCSSGWSEFNGRCLRYFSVPVTWATAQKSCVSLQANLVSVHNIDEFDEIQRLLMAATNEYKEIWIGGSDAEEVGTWLWSDGSPFHFTHWCPGEPNNGGSRGDQHCLEMNDRGSTCWDDQQCLEVRPFVCAKRINSCDQ
- the LOC103460756 gene encoding perlucin-like protein, with product MKALSLLLLLCATLALSQPAALPDTTDVAESDEALPEDTRENPDTEDSFPEDNLALNEEEPGNWAEPAFEPVDEEVYLKALNGTVQRSGSCSSGWTQVKGRCYHVFPFGATWHRAQGNCRSIQANLASIQDYEVNNQLVRMIMAAGRGHTAVWIGGNDIQWDGRWRWVDGSPFRYSNWCRFEPNNFFDQDCLQINYSRHRCWDDAQCHFQRPFICVRNF